One Papaver somniferum cultivar HN1 chromosome 10, ASM357369v1, whole genome shotgun sequence genomic window carries:
- the LOC113317006 gene encoding iron-sulfur protein NUBPL-like isoform X2 produces MVIGGYNPTCDEKQKDSPWRCCKAFSIQIKKTFRLAENLGLNRNTTEESLIVKSVSIQKMGIAGRIIIPWKRMLRSSNRYEIVRGFAKGSTTIEGIKDIIAVASGKGGVGKSTTAVNLAVALAKTCQLKVGLLDADVYGPSIPTMMKVQLHGKPELTQDSKMIPVENHGVQCMSIGFLVEKDAPIVWRGPMVMKALETLTRGVSWGKLDILVVDMPPGTGDAQLSISQRLQLSGALIVSTPQDIALIDARRGANMFRKVQVPILGVIENMSCFKCPHCGGKSHIFGIGGARKTADEMDMEFLGEIPLEMNVRTGADEGTPIVISAPDSSISEAYNNIAKKVVDRLEELAKERQDYPQISL; encoded by the exons ATGGTAATTGGGGGCTATAATCCTACCTGTGATGAAAAACAAAAAGATTCACCCTGGAGATGCTGTAAAGCATTTTCGATTCAGATTAAAAAAACATTTCGTCTCGCGGAAAATTTAGGTCTGAACAGAAACACCACTGAAGAATCCTTAATAGTAAAATCAGTGAGTATACAGAAAATGGGTATTGCAGGAAGAATAATTATACCATGGAAGAGAATGTTGAGATCTTCAAAT AGATATGAAATAGTTCGAGGGTTTGCGAAAGGATCTACTACCATTGAAGGGATTAAAGATATCATAGCAGTTGCTTCTGGAAAAGGCGGGGTTGGGAAGTCTACTACTGCAG TTAATTTGGCCGTCGCTCTTGCTAAGACTTGTCAACTTAAGGTGGGTTTACTTGATGCGGATGTGTACGGACCATCAATTCCTACCATGATGAAGGTCCAACTCCATGGGAAGCCAGAATTGACTCAAG ATTCTAAAATGATTCCTGTTGAAAACCATGGGGTGCAGTGTATGTCAATTGGATTTCTTGTAGAAAAGGATGCCCCTATTGTGTGGAGAGGTCCAATG GTGATGAAAGCGCTTGAAACTTTGACGAGGGGAGTTTCTTGGGGAAAGCTTGATATTCTTGTGGTGGATATGCCCCCTGGTACAGGGGATGCTCAGTTGTCAATTTCACAGAGGCTGCAATTATCAG GTGCTTTGATCGTGTCAACTCCTCAAGACATTGCACTAATAGATGCCCGAAGAGGAGCTAATATGTTTCGTAAAGTTCAAGTTCCT ATTTTGGGAGTGATCGAGAACATGAGCTGTTTTAAATGTCCACATTGTGGGGGAAAATCTCACATATTTGGCATTGGAGGAGCACGAAAAACAGCTGATGAGATGGATATGGAATTCCTCGGGGAG ATACCCCTGGAGATGAATGTTAGAACAGGTGCAGATGAAGGTACTCCAATTGTGATATCAGCTCCTGATTCTTCAATTTCCGAAGCATACAACAACATCGCAAAAAAAGTTGTCGACAGACTAGAAGAGTTAGCGAAAGAACGACAAGATTATCCACAAATTTCTCTGTAA
- the LOC113317006 gene encoding iron-sulfur protein NUBPL-like isoform X1 encodes MVIGGYNPTCDEKQKDSPWRCCKAFSIQIKKTFRLAENLGLNRNTTEESLIVKSVSIQKMGIAGRIIIPWKRMLRSSNVMCTRYEIVRGFAKGSTTIEGIKDIIAVASGKGGVGKSTTAVNLAVALAKTCQLKVGLLDADVYGPSIPTMMKVQLHGKPELTQDSKMIPVENHGVQCMSIGFLVEKDAPIVWRGPMVMKALETLTRGVSWGKLDILVVDMPPGTGDAQLSISQRLQLSGALIVSTPQDIALIDARRGANMFRKVQVPILGVIENMSCFKCPHCGGKSHIFGIGGARKTADEMDMEFLGEIPLEMNVRTGADEGTPIVISAPDSSISEAYNNIAKKVVDRLEELAKERQDYPQISL; translated from the exons ATGGTAATTGGGGGCTATAATCCTACCTGTGATGAAAAACAAAAAGATTCACCCTGGAGATGCTGTAAAGCATTTTCGATTCAGATTAAAAAAACATTTCGTCTCGCGGAAAATTTAGGTCTGAACAGAAACACCACTGAAGAATCCTTAATAGTAAAATCAGTGAGTATACAGAAAATGGGTATTGCAGGAAGAATAATTATACCATGGAAGAGAATGTTGAGATCTTCAAATGTAATGTGTACC AGATATGAAATAGTTCGAGGGTTTGCGAAAGGATCTACTACCATTGAAGGGATTAAAGATATCATAGCAGTTGCTTCTGGAAAAGGCGGGGTTGGGAAGTCTACTACTGCAG TTAATTTGGCCGTCGCTCTTGCTAAGACTTGTCAACTTAAGGTGGGTTTACTTGATGCGGATGTGTACGGACCATCAATTCCTACCATGATGAAGGTCCAACTCCATGGGAAGCCAGAATTGACTCAAG ATTCTAAAATGATTCCTGTTGAAAACCATGGGGTGCAGTGTATGTCAATTGGATTTCTTGTAGAAAAGGATGCCCCTATTGTGTGGAGAGGTCCAATG GTGATGAAAGCGCTTGAAACTTTGACGAGGGGAGTTTCTTGGGGAAAGCTTGATATTCTTGTGGTGGATATGCCCCCTGGTACAGGGGATGCTCAGTTGTCAATTTCACAGAGGCTGCAATTATCAG GTGCTTTGATCGTGTCAACTCCTCAAGACATTGCACTAATAGATGCCCGAAGAGGAGCTAATATGTTTCGTAAAGTTCAAGTTCCT ATTTTGGGAGTGATCGAGAACATGAGCTGTTTTAAATGTCCACATTGTGGGGGAAAATCTCACATATTTGGCATTGGAGGAGCACGAAAAACAGCTGATGAGATGGATATGGAATTCCTCGGGGAG ATACCCCTGGAGATGAATGTTAGAACAGGTGCAGATGAAGGTACTCCAATTGTGATATCAGCTCCTGATTCTTCAATTTCCGAAGCATACAACAACATCGCAAAAAAAGTTGTCGACAGACTAGAAGAGTTAGCGAAAGAACGACAAGATTATCCACAAATTTCTCTGTAA